A single window of Streptomyces xanthii DNA harbors:
- a CDS encoding serine/threonine-protein kinase — protein MERGKLIADRYELNGRLGRGAMGEVWAARDRVLHREVALKLLDLDGIAHADLPRRFEREAVAAAQIVHPNVAGLYDRGIHDNVLFLVMEKVDGQTLTARLQAESSFPLTRAVAIASGVCAALEAAHHAQVIHYDIKPHNVILTGDGLVKVIDFGIAGFVQAAFTVARSSQLTPAGTPEFGAPEQFLTERGDERSDLYALGGMLFAMLTGRPPFTGHNSLAVVRRKLDEDAPSLDAHRAGLPPEVTALVAELLQRDPDRRPQTAQQVQQRLQALLESSAAAEAPTAAMPPPSRTRPMDVTPHAPSRPAPDSWNRASTDETPFTADALLPKRFTNDLDIEFARIGEETRPAQETGPDDWAGELVHRDCTEVIAAVYAEQPGPHATPENPVYISVQVFAFPDAATAAGAHGYLGGDGGPAWRLTVWEPRDGGGLQPCPDPDKVHRSFRWRYSYREHRYLAAALAYRADLTNDGSIGPWLHAAARRAAVSAGPQNHHP, from the coding sequence ATGGAGCGGGGCAAGCTGATCGCGGACCGTTACGAGCTGAACGGCCGTCTGGGCCGGGGCGCGATGGGCGAGGTGTGGGCCGCCCGGGATCGCGTGCTCCACCGTGAGGTCGCACTCAAGCTGCTGGATCTCGACGGGATCGCCCACGCTGACCTGCCCCGGCGGTTCGAGCGCGAAGCGGTCGCCGCCGCGCAGATCGTCCACCCCAACGTCGCCGGCCTCTACGACCGGGGCATCCACGACAACGTGTTGTTCCTGGTCATGGAGAAGGTCGACGGCCAGACGCTCACAGCACGTCTCCAGGCGGAGAGCTCCTTCCCCCTCACGCGAGCCGTGGCCATCGCCAGCGGCGTCTGCGCTGCCCTGGAGGCCGCCCACCACGCCCAGGTCATCCACTACGACATCAAGCCCCACAACGTCATCCTCACCGGCGACGGGCTGGTGAAGGTCATCGACTTCGGGATCGCCGGGTTCGTCCAGGCAGCGTTCACCGTGGCGCGCTCCTCCCAACTGACCCCGGCCGGAACACCGGAGTTCGGCGCACCCGAGCAGTTCCTCACGGAACGCGGCGACGAACGCTCCGACCTGTACGCACTCGGCGGGATGCTCTTCGCGATGCTCACCGGCCGGCCGCCCTTCACCGGGCACAACAGCCTCGCGGTCGTGCGGCGCAAGCTCGACGAGGACGCCCCGTCCCTCGATGCGCATCGCGCCGGCCTGCCGCCCGAGGTGACCGCCCTCGTCGCTGAACTCCTGCAGCGTGATCCCGACCGGCGCCCCCAGACGGCACAGCAGGTCCAACAGCGGCTCCAGGCACTCCTGGAATCGTCCGCGGCAGCAGAAGCTCCCACCGCGGCGATGCCCCCGCCCTCGCGCACCCGCCCGATGGACGTCACGCCACACGCGCCCAGCCGGCCCGCCCCCGACTCCTGGAACCGCGCCTCCACCGACGAGACGCCGTTCACCGCGGACGCCCTGCTGCCGAAGCGCTTCACCAACGACTTGGACATCGAGTTCGCGCGGATCGGCGAGGAGACGCGCCCAGCCCAGGAAACGGGCCCCGACGACTGGGCCGGAGAACTCGTGCACCGCGACTGCACCGAAGTCATCGCAGCCGTCTACGCGGAGCAGCCCGGCCCCCACGCCACGCCCGAGAACCCCGTCTACATCTCCGTCCAGGTATTCGCGTTCCCCGATGCGGCGACGGCTGCGGGCGCGCACGGATACCTGGGAGGCGACGGGGGCCCGGCCTGGCGCCTCACTGTCTGGGAGCCCCGCGACGGGGGCGGTCTCCAGCCCTGTCCCGACCCTGACAAGGTCCATCGCAGCTTCCGATGGCGGTACAGCTATAGGGAGCACCGCTACCTGGCCGCGGCGCTGGCCTACCGCGCCGACCTCACCAACGATGGATCCATCGGTCCCTGGCTCCACGCAGCCGCCCGCCGGGCCGCAGTCTCCGCCGGGCCGCAGAACCATCACCCCTAA
- a CDS encoding chymotrypsin family serine protease, whose amino-acid sequence MLTAGHCMPNGGGAWSSGNQFMGYSISNNWNDGVGTVRYPNDPYDRGDLSLIQVPAGQAASVARVYVYGVNSSDWRNVTARWNRKSYYGDKFCTSGARTGEQCNWTVQNASMSLRYDSGEIIRNVTEGYRRTGICTDHGDSGGAVYTVDGAGQVWAKGVYSGGTLGGSDDCYVYFTEITDAVNALPGDIATL is encoded by the coding sequence ATGCTCACCGCCGGCCATTGCATGCCGAACGGTGGCGGCGCGTGGTCCAGCGGCAATCAGTTCATGGGCTACTCGATCAGCAACAACTGGAACGACGGCGTCGGTACGGTGCGCTACCCGAACGACCCGTACGACCGCGGTGACCTGTCGCTGATCCAGGTTCCGGCGGGCCAGGCGGCGAGCGTCGCCCGCGTGTACGTCTACGGAGTGAACTCCAGCGACTGGCGCAACGTGACAGCGCGCTGGAACCGCAAGTCGTACTACGGCGACAAGTTCTGCACCAGCGGCGCGAGGACCGGCGAGCAGTGCAACTGGACTGTGCAGAACGCGAGCATGTCCCTCAGGTACGACTCCGGTGAAATCATCCGCAATGTGACGGAGGGATACCGGAGAACCGGGATCTGCACCGATCACGGGGACTCCGGCGGCGCCGTCTACACGGTGGACGGGGCCGGCCAGGTCTGGGCCAAGGGCGTCTACAGCGGCGGCACCCTCGGCGGGTCCGACGACTGCTACGTCTACTTCACCGAGATCACGGACGCCGTGAACGCGCTGCCCGGCGACATCGCCACGCTCTGA
- a CDS encoding RNA polymerase sigma factor, translating to MTRRSPWPDDRLIRAAQDGDVTSLTAVVIESQPHVRKFARSLCASPQDAEDAAQEALIILYRKIGTLRATGALASWMFRIVRNECLRHVRLLVPRSDPADAEPETSTEQSAEDAVLRRMEAERIAAAVSALPRDQRQVLIMRDLQGLPGNAVARSLGLSNAAMKSRLHRARAALRHALALTDPSADQATDQAAGGEART from the coding sequence ATGACACGACGCTCACCCTGGCCGGACGATCGGCTGATCAGGGCCGCTCAGGACGGCGACGTCACTTCGCTCACCGCTGTCGTCATCGAATCGCAGCCTCATGTGCGGAAGTTCGCCAGATCGCTGTGCGCCTCACCGCAGGACGCCGAGGACGCGGCGCAGGAGGCGTTGATCATTCTGTACCGGAAGATCGGCACGCTCCGGGCCACCGGCGCGCTCGCCTCCTGGATGTTCCGCATCGTGCGCAACGAATGCCTCCGCCACGTACGGCTCCTCGTCCCACGCAGTGACCCGGCAGACGCCGAACCGGAGACGAGCACCGAGCAGTCCGCCGAAGACGCAGTACTGCGCAGGATGGAAGCCGAACGGATCGCGGCTGCGGTGAGTGCGCTTCCTCGTGACCAGCGGCAGGTCCTCATCATGCGGGACCTCCAGGGCCTGCCCGGCAACGCCGTCGCCCGGTCACTCGGTCTGAGCAACGCCGCGATGAAGTCACGGCTGCACCGAGCCCGTGCAGCACTGCGTCACGCACTCGCACTGACCGACCCATCAGCTGACCAAGCCACCGATCAAGCAGCCGGAGGAGAGGCTCGAACATGA
- a CDS encoding ATP-binding protein codes for MERCTADQLRVMSFEEHVRARPAMYFRVERDSAELPTEVLQRVVWDAMHHRDGTQGQISVEITSDLSFTVEDERSHSADERGKPLPGFYGSLLDKDRWAPAAAAALSVRTVIEVWLDGQKYRQELAGAVAASPWEECPGPRRHGTRTTFHLDPSYIGPGEAIAWALRPEELQEEGCEAHPSPARFPIHDLRPGANGSAGE; via the coding sequence GTGGAGCGCTGCACAGCCGATCAGCTCCGGGTGATGTCGTTCGAGGAGCACGTGCGGGCTCGTCCGGCCATGTACTTCCGTGTCGAGCGGGACAGCGCGGAGCTGCCGACGGAGGTACTTCAGCGGGTGGTGTGGGACGCGATGCACCACCGTGACGGCACGCAGGGGCAGATCAGCGTCGAGATCACATCCGACCTCAGCTTCACGGTGGAGGACGAGCGATCGCACAGCGCCGACGAGCGGGGAAAGCCCCTGCCCGGGTTCTACGGATCGCTGCTCGACAAGGACCGGTGGGCTCCTGCAGCCGCCGCCGCGCTCAGCGTCCGCACGGTCATCGAGGTCTGGCTGGACGGCCAGAAATACCGTCAGGAGTTGGCCGGGGCGGTTGCCGCCAGTCCCTGGGAGGAGTGCCCCGGGCCCAGGCGGCACGGAACGAGGACCACGTTCCACCTCGACCCCTCGTACATCGGTCCGGGCGAGGCCATCGCCTGGGCACTGCGGCCAGAGGAACTACAGGAAGAGGGATGCGAGGCACACCCCTCACCTGCGAGGTTCCCGATTCACGATCTGCGCCCAGGAGCCAACGGCTCAGCGGGCGAGTAG
- a CDS encoding lipase family protein — MTSPSGGLIPNGESLLLVPLLLAGYNVVIPDSQGQTADFAAGPEYGTNTLDSIRAASRAPGTGLDSRTRVGLAGYSGGAIATHWAAALAPSYAPDVNRRLVGYAEGGLLVDPAHNLRYIGGSSVWAGVAPMAVIGAARAYDIDFTPYLNSYGREVFNKLEHASIVNALGQYPGLTWKKMVKPQYADPNSVPAFVEAVNKLNLGSAATPTIPGYIAQGNGGVFEGTLSNLPGIGRGDGVMVAGDVRSLARQYCDKGSAAVKYRQYDLLSHVGAAVPWAPTALTWLNDRFAGKTAPSDCGRIPAGNSLAPEVPTGS; from the coding sequence GTGACGTCTCCCTCGGGGGGCCTCATCCCCAACGGCGAATCGCTCCTGCTGGTGCCGCTGCTGCTGGCGGGCTACAACGTCGTCATCCCCGACAGCCAGGGCCAGACCGCGGACTTCGCCGCCGGCCCCGAGTACGGCACGAACACCCTGGACTCGATCCGGGCCGCCAGCCGGGCCCCGGGAACCGGACTCGACTCCCGCACCCGGGTCGGCCTGGCCGGCTACTCCGGCGGAGCCATCGCCACCCACTGGGCAGCCGCGCTCGCCCCGAGCTACGCACCCGACGTCAACCGGAGGCTGGTCGGCTACGCGGAGGGCGGGCTACTGGTCGACCCGGCCCACAACCTCAGGTACATCGGCGGCAGTTCCGTCTGGGCCGGCGTCGCCCCCATGGCCGTCATCGGGGCCGCCCGCGCGTACGACATCGACTTCACGCCCTACCTCAACAGCTACGGACGCGAGGTCTTCAACAAGCTCGAGCACGCCTCGATCGTCAACGCCCTGGGCCAGTACCCGGGTCTGACGTGGAAGAAGATGGTGAAGCCTCAGTACGCCGACCCGAACTCCGTGCCCGCGTTCGTCGAGGCCGTGAACAAGCTCAACCTCGGCTCGGCCGCGACCCCGACGATCCCCGGATACATCGCACAGGGCAACGGCGGCGTCTTCGAGGGGACCCTCAGCAATCTGCCGGGCATCGGCCGGGGCGACGGCGTGATGGTCGCCGGGGACGTGCGCTCGCTCGCACGGCAGTACTGCGACAAGGGCAGCGCGGCCGTCAAGTACCGGCAGTACGACCTGCTCAGCCACGTCGGCGCCGCCGTGCCGTGGGCGCCGACCGCACTGACCTGGCTCAACGACAGGTTCGCCGGCAAGACGGCTCCCTCGGACTGCGGCCGGATCCCTGCGGGCAACTCGCTCGCGCCGGAGGTGCCGACCGGCTCCTGA
- a CDS encoding TetR/AcrR family transcriptional regulator encodes MDGVKRPDKRAERSRRTREKIVEAARELFVAQGYGATSLQEVADRAGVAVQTVYFVFRNKRTLFKDVVDTSIAGDTEPVATMDREWFRAACAEHTAAGQLRAHVHGTRDILGRVAPILPLIAAAAATDPEIAAQWPDGPDPRHTVQYAAAEALVAKPDIRPGLSVETAADLLFGLLSPELYLIFVRDRGWHPDAWEEWARTTLTSQLCAAPD; translated from the coding sequence ATGGATGGAGTCAAGCGGCCGGACAAGAGAGCCGAGCGCTCACGCCGCACCCGCGAGAAGATCGTCGAGGCGGCTCGCGAGCTGTTCGTCGCACAGGGTTACGGCGCGACGAGCCTTCAGGAGGTTGCGGACCGGGCAGGCGTGGCCGTTCAGACGGTGTACTTCGTCTTCCGCAACAAGCGCACGCTGTTCAAGGACGTCGTCGACACGTCCATCGCCGGGGACACCGAGCCGGTCGCCACGATGGATCGCGAGTGGTTTCGCGCCGCGTGCGCCGAGCACACCGCGGCCGGGCAGTTGCGCGCGCATGTCCACGGCACCCGCGACATCCTGGGGAGGGTCGCGCCGATCCTGCCGCTCATCGCCGCCGCCGCGGCCACCGACCCGGAGATCGCCGCGCAATGGCCGGACGGCCCCGACCCGCGCCACACCGTCCAGTACGCGGCGGCCGAAGCCCTCGTCGCCAAGCCCGACATCCGTCCCGGCCTCTCCGTCGAGACCGCGGCGGACCTGTTGTTCGGCCTGCTCAGCCCGGAGCTCTACCTGATCTTCGTCCGCGATCGCGGCTGGCACCCGGACGCCTGGGAAGAGTGGGCCCGCACCACCTTGACCTCCCAACTCTGCGCCGCCCCCGACTGA
- a CDS encoding class I SAM-dependent methyltransferase, with the protein MDQPNAIREPVPDRASTRRDPEEESVHRALERFYRAGKPPWDTGVTPPELVALVEGHGALPPGRALELGCGTGTNALYLAQNGWEVAAVDLIDRAVDQAKQKAAAAGAAVRLLHGDATRLDELDVPGPFDLFFDLSCYCGVPLHRRDAYAAGLTRRAAPGARLLMFGYGPEPLGNPVTEVASWAAGVTADELRARFAGWELLDVTPGTNAMPTFWFTLRRDAQQRY; encoded by the coding sequence ATGGATCAGCCCAACGCCATCCGGGAACCCGTCCCTGACCGGGCTTCCACGCGACGAGACCCGGAGGAGGAGTCCGTCCACCGGGCATTGGAGCGCTTCTACCGAGCCGGGAAGCCGCCGTGGGACACGGGAGTGACACCACCTGAACTGGTCGCCCTCGTGGAGGGGCACGGCGCGCTGCCGCCCGGCCGCGCCCTCGAACTCGGCTGCGGTACGGGCACCAATGCCCTCTACCTCGCACAGAACGGCTGGGAGGTGGCGGCTGTCGACCTCATCGACCGTGCCGTCGACCAGGCGAAGCAGAAGGCCGCAGCCGCGGGAGCGGCGGTACGGCTGCTGCACGGAGACGCCACCCGCCTCGACGAGTTGGACGTGCCGGGCCCCTTCGACCTGTTCTTCGACCTGAGCTGCTACTGCGGGGTCCCGCTGCACCGTCGCGACGCCTACGCCGCCGGACTCACCCGACGTGCCGCTCCCGGAGCGAGGTTGCTGATGTTCGGGTACGGCCCCGAGCCGCTCGGCAATCCGGTGACCGAGGTCGCATCGTGGGCGGCGGGCGTCACCGCCGACGAGCTCCGCGCCAGGTTCGCCGGGTGGGAGCTGCTCGACGTCACACCGGGCACGAACGCGATGCCGACCTTCTGGTTCACACTGCGACGTGACGCCCAGCAACGCTACTGA
- a CDS encoding SAM-dependent methyltransferase, with the protein MADDAMTLRPVGRVVGGRSEMVEDDWHDVRAVIRLDDESFTASAVLGLECFSHLEVVFVFDRIHPAEVRTEPRPPRGNPSADPVGVFAHRGPYRPNRLGVSRCRLLAVDGLSLQVADLDALSGTPVLDIKPYLVEFAPRHPVTQPAWATTLMNSYY; encoded by the coding sequence ATGGCCGACGACGCCATGACCCTGCGACCGGTCGGCCGGGTGGTGGGCGGGCGCAGCGAGATGGTCGAGGACGACTGGCACGACGTCCGAGCCGTGATCCGGCTGGATGACGAGAGCTTCACCGCCTCGGCGGTGCTCGGCCTGGAGTGCTTCTCTCACCTGGAGGTCGTCTTCGTCTTCGACCGGATCCATCCGGCCGAGGTGCGGACCGAACCCCGCCCACCACGAGGGAACCCGAGCGCCGACCCCGTAGGGGTATTCGCTCACCGGGGGCCGTACCGTCCGAACCGTCTCGGCGTCTCCCGCTGCCGACTGCTCGCTGTGGACGGCCTGAGCCTGCAGGTCGCCGACCTGGACGCGTTGTCGGGCACCCCCGTCCTGGACATCAAGCCGTACCTGGTCGAGTTCGCCCCACGCCATCCGGTCACCCAGCCGGCCTGGGCCACCACACTCATGAACTCCTACTACTGA
- a CDS encoding MBL fold metallo-hydrolase: MNLIKYGHACVRLEADGRVLVIDPGTFSEAEALDGVDEVLVTHEHPDHLDIAKLVAAGQRNSAFRVYLPQAAIESAPELGGTAVAVETGQRFTAAGFAVDVVGGTHAEIYDGLPGCANVGFVVDGTVYHPGDSLFVPPSPVETLLMPAAAPWLKLSEALDFVRAVRPKRAFPIHDATLNELGQEYFDGWLDLKGGAEYARIPVGGSVAIR, translated from the coding sequence ATGAATTTGATCAAATACGGCCACGCCTGTGTGCGGCTGGAGGCGGACGGCCGGGTGCTGGTGATCGACCCTGGGACGTTCTCAGAGGCCGAAGCGCTCGACGGGGTCGACGAGGTGCTGGTGACGCACGAGCACCCCGACCACCTCGACATCGCCAAGCTCGTGGCGGCAGGTCAGCGCAACTCCGCGTTCAGGGTGTACCTGCCGCAGGCAGCGATCGAGTCGGCCCCCGAGCTGGGCGGCACGGCGGTCGCCGTCGAGACGGGGCAGCGGTTCACGGCGGCCGGGTTCGCCGTCGACGTCGTGGGCGGGACACACGCCGAGATCTACGACGGCCTGCCCGGCTGCGCCAACGTCGGCTTCGTCGTCGACGGCACGGTCTACCACCCGGGCGACTCGTTGTTCGTCCCGCCGTCGCCGGTGGAGACGCTGCTCATGCCGGCGGCCGCACCTTGGCTCAAGCTCTCCGAGGCGCTGGACTTCGTGCGGGCGGTACGGCCGAAGCGGGCGTTCCCGATCCACGACGCCACACTCAACGAGCTCGGCCAGGAGTACTTCGACGGCTGGTTGGACCTCAAGGGCGGCGCCGAGTACGCGCGCATCCCGGTCGGTGGGTCCGTGGCAATCCGCTAG
- a CDS encoding helix-turn-helix domain-containing protein, protein MTGSTHLRELGEFLKHRHGELTPAQVGLPEHAHTQRRVRGLRREEVAELAAISTDYYVRIEQGRLAPSPPVLDSLTRVLRLDGDQRTYAEGLVAQAARAGHRTTPRRSARPTVHPHLTRLLAQLTGTPDIVFGPRLDILAWNPLAAELLCDFAAVPQHERNYVRMVFTDPVMRDIYPDWEDVARTCVEVLRMEAGTNPTDPALTALVGELAVADQHFRTWWAEHRVAHPDFGSKRIAHSTVGELTLDWDTFRYAGAPEQQLVLWSAEPGTPDAERLAALARGTAQGP, encoded by the coding sequence ATGACCGGTTCCACACATCTTCGTGAACTCGGCGAGTTCCTCAAGCACCGCCACGGCGAACTCACACCCGCGCAGGTGGGCCTCCCCGAGCACGCGCACACCCAGCGCCGCGTGCGGGGGCTGCGCCGCGAAGAGGTCGCCGAGCTCGCCGCGATCAGCACCGACTACTACGTACGCATCGAACAGGGACGACTGGCCCCGTCACCACCGGTGCTCGACTCCCTCACGCGCGTGCTGCGGCTGGACGGCGACCAGAGGACGTACGCGGAAGGACTGGTCGCCCAGGCCGCGCGGGCCGGACACCGCACCACGCCGCGCCGGTCCGCCCGCCCCACGGTGCATCCGCACCTGACCCGGCTGCTCGCCCAGCTCACCGGCACACCCGACATCGTCTTCGGCCCGCGACTCGACATCCTCGCGTGGAACCCGCTGGCGGCGGAGCTGCTGTGCGACTTCGCGGCCGTGCCCCAGCACGAGCGCAACTACGTCCGCATGGTCTTCACGGACCCGGTGATGCGCGACATCTACCCGGACTGGGAGGACGTGGCCCGCACCTGCGTCGAGGTTCTGCGCATGGAGGCCGGAACGAACCCGACCGACCCGGCCCTCACCGCCCTTGTGGGCGAACTGGCAGTCGCCGACCAGCACTTCCGAACCTGGTGGGCCGAGCACCGCGTCGCGCACCCGGACTTCGGCAGCAAACGCATCGCGCACTCCACCGTCGGCGAACTCACCCTCGACTGGGACACCTTCCGCTACGCCGGCGCACCGGAACAGCAGCTCGTGCTCTGGTCGGCCGAACCAGGCACCCCAGACGCGGAACGACTGGCCGCTCTGGCCCGCGGCACAGCCCAGGGCCCGTGA
- a CDS encoding alpha/beta hydrolase, whose amino-acid sequence MRTDVRFPANGLQLAGHLYLPDCVDGPLAGIVVGHPTTGVKEQAPAAYATRLVKEGFAVLTFDAAFQGESEDMPRGLEDPFQRAEDFRAAVSYLTTRPEIDSERIGVMGVCGSGAYVPYAAQTDHRMKAVAGVSGTDVPSFFRGADSEGWQQMVANSGKLRSAEAAGEPAATFAVLPETADADTPAPTAEFVDYYKTPRGHHPRSTGDMVVRSADLLEQFDSFADVAKIAPRPLLMIAGSAAVTRGFSEKAVADSPGNAELFLVEGATHVDLYDRDQYVTPAVARLIEFFSKDLV is encoded by the coding sequence ATGAGGACTGACGTCCGCTTCCCGGCCAACGGCCTGCAGTTGGCCGGGCACCTCTACCTTCCCGACTGCGTCGATGGACCGCTCGCCGGTATCGTCGTCGGCCACCCAACGACCGGTGTCAAGGAGCAGGCGCCGGCAGCGTACGCGACACGCCTGGTCAAGGAGGGATTTGCGGTGCTGACCTTCGACGCCGCGTTCCAGGGCGAGTCCGAGGACATGCCCCGCGGCCTGGAGGACCCCTTCCAGCGCGCCGAGGACTTCCGCGCGGCGGTCTCCTACCTCACCACCCGCCCCGAGATCGACTCCGAGCGCATCGGTGTGATGGGCGTGTGCGGCTCGGGTGCCTACGTGCCCTACGCCGCCCAGACCGACCACCGGATGAAGGCCGTGGCGGGCGTGTCCGGGACGGACGTCCCCAGCTTCTTCCGGGGTGCTGACTCCGAGGGCTGGCAGCAGATGGTGGCGAACTCCGGAAAGCTCCGCAGCGCCGAGGCCGCCGGCGAGCCCGCGGCGACGTTCGCCGTGCTTCCCGAGACGGCCGACGCCGACACCCCCGCCCCGACGGCCGAGTTCGTCGATTACTACAAGACGCCTCGCGGCCACCACCCCCGCTCCACGGGCGACATGGTCGTGCGCAGCGCGGACCTCCTCGAACAGTTCGACTCCTTCGCCGACGTCGCCAAGATCGCCCCCCGCCCGCTGCTCATGATCGCCGGTAGCGCGGCGGTGACCCGCGGGTTCTCCGAGAAGGCCGTCGCCGACAGCCCCGGCAACGCCGAACTGTTCCTCGTCGAGGGCGCTACCCACGTCGACCTGTACGACCGCGACCAGTACGTGACTCCTGCCGTCGCCAGGCTGATCGAGTTTTTCAGCAAGGACCTCGTCTGA